Proteins from one candidate division WOR-3 bacterium genomic window:
- the yidD gene encoding membrane protein insertion efficiency factor YidD, whose translation MITRLARIAIRSYQYTLGLVLPDACRFQPTCSEYALQAIERHGAAGLWLALHRILRCHPWGGYGYDPVPSPANAVRIEQSVPGTRNGPTLEELTIPNASSHAEQE comes from the coding sequence ATGATTACTCGGTTAGCTAGGATTGCAATCCGTTCGTACCAGTACACGCTCGGGCTCGTCCTCCCTGATGCCTGTCGGTTCCAACCGACCTGTTCGGAATACGCACTTCAGGCAATAGAGCGGCACGGCGCCGCCGGGCTCTGGCTCGCCCTGCACCGCATCCTGCGCTGTCACCCATGGGGCGGGTACGGCTATGACCCGGTGCCCTCGCCGGCCAATGCGGTTAGAATTGAGCAGTCAGTACCTGGGACGCGCAATGGCCCGACATTGGAGGAGCTGACGATACCGAACGCTTCTTCCCACGCAGAGCAAGAATGA